AAATCTATCACACACCTCTTTTTTTGTAATGATGGCCAAATGGGGTCCGGTGGGTAGTGAATTTGAGGGTACAAATTCGGAGGGGCTGGGGCCAAAATGATTAGGTTTGCTAGTGGTTCCTAGTAGAGCCTTTGGCAATTGCATGGCTATCCTCTCAATTGCAATCTCCTGATATAGCAATCTCATAATAATCTTGAGCACCAAATCGAGGTTTCTCTTATACAGATCATAAGTCGTCTTCAGATCTTCTTTTGCAGACCTAGTTCATCTTTACCTCCACTTCTGGACCGAGTTCCCAACGCCTACCGAAACCGTGTTACTAATCAAGCACCCAACGCGACTAATCAGAAGgacaggaaccaaagagaattaccCGCCCAAATTCTCCATGACGATGCCGGATCATCCATCCGAGCAACCAATTACAAAGGCATTGCATAACATGAAACCTACACACGAATCGGAACACGAGATTTATGGATGGGGGATTCGTTCGCCTACCTTCACAGGAAGCCGCTCGATCCTCTTGGCCATGTCCCGGGCGAAAGGGTCTCTAATCTTATCCACCTCCTTGGGAAGGAAGGAAGGGAAGCCATTCACCGAAACCCTAATGCTACCCCTCGGAATCGCGGCGCTCGTCGTCGACGTCACAAGAAGCGACGGCATTCCGAATAGCGGGAGAGAAGGGGGGAAGTACAGAAGAGAGCGGGAGATTGCCGCGTATCGTTCTATTATCTATTTATCTTATCAGCAGGACACTGTGCATACTACATGCAACCGTTCATATAAACATATCACACGCATAACTATGTATAAGATTATTTATCACCTTAATTGCCTTGACATCACACAGTAATATTTACTGTTATTAATAAAAGATGTAATTTAATCTATTATCCGTTTTCATATGAAGCAAATAGGTTAAGTAACTCAGgatataataataaagaaaaagatgTGTAGATGGATCGATCCATCAAATTTCTATTGAGATGGGATGTATCTACTTAGCAGCGGGATGAATGCATGCAATAGCTCGAACCGAAGGGGCCATTTGGACCGTGGTTCGGTCTGGGTTTCACTGGACCATGTTGGATCTATCTACTCAGACTACACGATAATATAATGCAGATATCACCGCCCGATCTATCATCGGGATAAAATCAACGGACAGTATTAATTGGCCGCATATGAAAACGCTGTCCGAGTATTGGAGATGGAATTCCAATTGCCATCTGGGACCCACAACTTGCGGCCGTCCATGAACAATGCCTCAGATACGGATCCGCAGTATACTCACTTTGTACTCGTGAGATGAATGGAACAAAATAGAGAACTCGTGCGGGACCCTTTTGTGGGGCCGCGAACGTATCTAGTGGGTCACGAAGTGGGTAAACGCGGAAGTCGATCGGATATCATCTATTTTTTCCCCTTCTGTTTGCAATGTTTTGTTTTTTCTTGGTCACTAAATAGCGTAAAATAAGGGAATCGGTTTCGCTTTCCCGTTTAAATCCATCCTCTCACTCGCTCTCTGCCAACCCTGCGTTTAATCGCTCGCCTCTGCGAAGAAGAGGGAGGTACGAAACCCTAAACTTAGATCTGTGCTTTGATCGCTTGAATCCCTCGTGTCTCTGCGTTTCTGCTGCATTTTAGGCATCGGTATCCTTCGAAATAGTGTGGGAATCGAAGTTTTGAGGTTCCCCTGCGCCGATCGTCACCCATTTTAGGTCAGTTGTTGTTGTTGCGATCGTGCTTGCCTCAGATCTGACGTTCCATTGAGGCATTTCGAATGGATCGCGTGTGTTTTTACGTGTTAAGAATCTGGTATCAGATTCTAGCGATTTCATTTCTTTATTCATGTTAGTTTTCCCTTTCACTATGTATTTTCTTTTCGCGTTCTACATTGACGTGTTTCTTTAGAAGTTTAGTGGGTTGGAGCGACAATGACAACAAGATCGGATTCAGTATTAccgatattattttgatgtttcCACTCAGTTTTGCTGTCTCCGTAGCGAAGGTTGAAATACGTTAACTAGTATGGACGTGTTGTCACAATTTTATGGACTTTATCTCATGCTAACCTTCATGAATTTTGAATATGATATGCACTAGGCAATGGTGGTAAATTTAGAAGATGAATGCGTGTTTATATTGACTTTATGAGAAGTTGGAATGAAGATTCGGTTCTGATTTTGCAGCACGTAACTGTGGAATTGGAAGTTCTATGTCTGATAATCTCTTGTACAGATTGCAGTGAGTAGAGATCGTATAAGAAGAACAATATGTCCAGAATGTCACATTTGACAAATGATTAGAAATCAATATGGTTACTTAAATATCTTTGGCGTGCTGTGTATAGGTTATCCTCCATGATCTGATCTGTTGATTCAACAATTTGAGCTTGTTGGTTTATTCAACATGACTACATTATATATGTTTATAGTATGCAATTTCTTTTTATTTGactatattgccataatattctttattttttttatacacATATATGCTTATGCAAGCATGTACAATTTTTGCAGCGAAACTACCATGATTTGGTTTAGTTGATTTCTATTTATGCCAGCATCAGAGTTTgtgtgaaaaaaaaaatgcacTGCGATATTCTGGATGAACTATGTAATTCATGCCTGGACAAGTGACATGGCCTCACCGTTTGAGGCTTTTAAGCTTCATGAAGAAACAAACTTTGTGAGTCTCACCATTTCTAGAACATGATTCCTTCATTGGCTTGAATCAACTCGTAAGATATCAAATTACTTTTATATGTCAAAGGGGTAAGGTCTTTAGTTGTTGAAGGGAAAAGGACCAACCAATGATGAAGTGGTTTTCTTCATTGGCAATGGAGAATAGATTGGACAAAAGATTATCTAGGACTTAACCATCATtctcatctcctctctctctctctctctctctctctctctctctctcttcttgctgatttatttttcttgttgttgctaacctctttctccttttcttcaCCAATTTTGTGTTtaatattttgcaacatgattttAATGAGTCAGACttgttatttggttctttggataTTAGTGAATGGTACCTGAATATATAGCTATTCATTTATAAGTTTTTGTGAAGTTTTTAAGCTGAGTTAGTCAACCTTGCACTGTGGCATGGACTGCATCTGGTGCTTTACTGTCAGTTCTTATGGATTTTGACACTTCTACATCTTTTGAGCCTTTAGGAACTTTGATTTTAGAATCCAGAAACTTGTAATTAGTGTGTCCAAACTCAATGCAGACTTTGTACACATATAAATCTTATGTATGGATACTTCATTAAACCAATGTTTCTCTTTTAGTATGCCACAATCTCTTTCATCACACCACAGAATCAGTTTCTAAATTTTATATGTTTGTTTTATGCTAGTAAATCACAAGTGTTTAGTTCTTTTTTTCTGCATGAAGCATTTCAGCGGTATTTCTTTTGCATGTCAAAGACACATCATTTGTTTTACACTAATGATTCTTCATTATCTCTAGTTAACTTCTTCAtgttgttctttttgtttttttattcttatgttttggaagtgtttaatttcatcatcaaataggGATGGAATATGAATTTTTATCTTGCAAGGAAAATGTCTTTGAAGAATGTGGTTTGTGTTTACTTATTGAGAAAATCTTTTGTCTAGTGAAGCTGCTGATAGAGTTCATCTTTAGTCAAGATCTTGCATCATTTTGATTCTAGATAGCTGCCTAGGGTGATCAGATTATTCTAGGAATTGtctttctttttgttgattttaATGGTCAATTAGGAAATCTATGCCATGTTGATATGTAAAATTTGATGTAAGTCAACCCCTTGAAAGGTAGGAGAATATCCATCCAATCAGAGATCTTGAGAACTGCCTAAACCAAGTAGGTGGCTAAAGGTTGGAGCATAACAAATATTGCTTCTTTTAGGGTCACTCTGCTTATGCACTGTTAGGATCTTGTTAGGAATTTTGGTGCATCATGAGTTATTTTCACTACTGCTAAACAATTCAGtttcttttgtgaaattattgaaCACCTTCGCCTCCAAAAGTCATCAAAATTAGGGTATCATGTTGCTACATTTTAGTTTTACCCTGTCATATCTATTGTTCTTTTGTTACATCTGCTTACACTTAAATCAACAGTACAGTGATAATATACATGCTTGCGAGTTCATAGATTTTGCAGCCTGTCAAGATGGGTCGTGGAGTAAGCAGTGGAGGGGGTCAAAGTTCTTTGGGTTACCTATTTGGTGGTGATGAGGCTCCTAAATCTACTGGAGAGAGTGCTGCACCAGCTCATAATCCAGCTCCTCCACCACCGGTTGAAAACAGCAAGCAAATTCCTGCAGGTATCCAAGGGAGCCTACCAAACAACTACCACCGAGCAGATGGGCAGAACACTGGTAATTTTATCACGGTATGAATCCACTGGCTCAGGTTGTCATACTCATCCGGCTCCTCTCGGTCATTGAATTCTCTTTAATATCTTACTTTGCATATGATATTTCTTTGAAACGTGTTCAGCATGTGAATTCACATTTGTGTAACTATATCACTGTGAAAAAACCAGCAGCAAATCCTTCGTCTCCCAAGTGGCCCTGAGTATGAGATTCTTCACTTGCATCTATCTACTCGTATAACTTCGTTCTATAATGGTACACATGATATTACCTGGTGGgttatatatgatgattcatGGTATATACTCTATGATTTGTTCACATCAATTTTGTATCTTTCTTGGCACCCTTCTACAACTCTGACCCAGAGCTATTTGTTCTAATGAGATATGAAACCATTCCTGAACTTGATCTTGGAATTCAAGTTTTCAAGTATGTCTAAATAGTCTACATCTCGGAAGTCATGTTGCAATAAATTGAAATAAGTTGGAACTTGATCATGATTGTAGCATGGCATCATTGTGAACCATAATAtcataatcatattgatttctagcTTTCTTTCGAAGTTATTTTCTTTATCGAAGTAGTTGCATGTCGGCTTTCTCAAGTTACAAGCACAACTGTGGTATATTAAGTATCCCCCTCTTCAATTTTCTACAAAAAAGAACCTGTTTGATTTGTGCTATCATAATGTAACAATCATCCACAACTTATCAATTGGCGATTGTGAAGATTGATGCTTATTTGGCGCATGCTGACAATAACTTGCACATTTTGAAGCTAATTCTGAACCCTCTTATTGTAGGATAAACCTTCAACGAAGGTGCAAGCTGCTCCTGGTGGTGGTTCTTCCCTGGGTTACCTGTTCGGGGGTGGTGGCAACTGATGTTATTCTTGCTGCTGAAGTCAGTGAGAAACTTCCGAAACTATGTTATTGCTGCTTGCAGCTTTTGGGATGACTATATTTGCAATTTGGAGTTGGTAAATGCTTTAACTTATTAGCTTCATGTCTGAAATGGTTACAGTGAAGTTTATGAGTGTAGGTGTTCCTTGGACAAGTGGCTTTGTAGTCTGCACTATTAACTAATACCTCTTTATTCGATTTCCATGTTTCTTTACACATGCATACTTGTGATTTTATTAAAGGATTTGTAGTGTCGATGTTCACAAACATACAGGAAGTTTCGTTAATATCTTGAGAATTCAATTGTTTGCTCTCACCATGGTAACAATATTAAATTACGTTTGTCATgttatttctttttaattttcaaaCTAGCTTGCTTCCGTGTGTTTTGGATAAACAGTGAGCGGAATATAGTTGTTGGAGGATGAGGATATTACAACTTTAGAGGGACATGAGTGCAGGGCAAACTTTGGGCTCTTCTTGCTAGCGTCACCTCCACGTTCAAGTGGTCATGGTAATTCTTTCTCAACACCCCATCGTGGTCATTTTTGCTTCACGATGGTCGTCATGCGGAATGGAAAGTGCGACACATAGAGGCAACGAGACGGAGACGACTATTGATGAGGTACAATTTAAGGGCAATCTTATGCTTTAAAAAATAAAGGACGCTATGTgagaataaacaaaaaaaaaaaatcttcgggacctattttttgaaaaatttacCTGTAAGTAAATATGTTATTTTGAAACATTATGAAAATGACAAAATAAAAGAACGAAAATAAAAAAGCGTAGTAAAACATATTACCTAGTCCTACAATCTGTGGGATCAGTAAGAGTTGTGCCCACCACTTACACGTACAACTAGACGGCGGAGCGCTTTTCGTAACCCGTAGGTATTGAGGGTAGTAAGATACTTGACGTTTTGCCTTTAGATGTCATCATCGTCGTGGTGGCACATGAAAACGAACCATAATGAATCAGTGTTCAGCAGTAATAGCAACATCTTGCCACACGAGCTCCCGCCCATCCAAGGTCGTGTCTCTCACTCCTCATGGCTGTCAATGCTCTacgtataaataaaataattattatcaatCTCCGCCAGCTGATCATCGAATAGACATTAAAACATTAAAATCccacaaaactatctttttatgTCAACAAGTATATAGGTTTTCAGattttcattattttcaactaATTTTTCGATAAATTTGCAAAGAAACCATAAGTCGAGTTGGGTAGTAAACTATTATGAGTCATTTCATCCAGACAGAATGCTGGGATCAGCTTTTATCCGAGAGACCAACACTTCGACAAAGCCGAAGCGGAATTGAGCCCACGAATGTAGAAGGCGCAGCTTCCTTTTACTCCACGGATCTAACCGGAAATAAGCGAACCAGATTCAATGAACATAATGGGATATGGATGTACAATCCTTAGGGAAGGTAACATACCTTAAAAAGCCTCACTAGATTATGATTGCACGTACATGAAAGGAGACTAAAATTGCATATATCTATGCTTGACATACTAGTAAAAAAAACCTAAACTTATCTCTCAGTTAATTATCGTTTGACTGCTATATGATCTTAGCACCAAGGTTCCGAATATGTATCGATCAACTATTATACGTAACATACCGACACATGATACATTAAAATATACCAATATGTCACCCATACCAGTCCTCTATTGAATCGGTATATACCACCCGTACGGAGCGATATGATATTACAAACCATGCTAAGCACCTATTAAAAACTCAATATGATTAAAAACTAAACTGTAGAATGTATGCACATCAAAATTTATACAGGCAAATATGCACGtcagaaaaaaaaagataccTTTACATACCTTTACATAACCCACCATCCTGCAGGACATCCTTCAGTCTCCCTGAAACagaaaacatatatcaaataagaAGCAAAGGGAAAGAAATCCTCAGCCTATTTCTACACAGACGTTGCAAAGATACCTGACTGCACCAACATACCCTTTGGTGATGTCAACTCGTCTTGCAGAAAATATAAGCAT
The window above is part of the Musa acuminata AAA Group cultivar baxijiao chromosome BXJ1-1, Cavendish_Baxijiao_AAA, whole genome shotgun sequence genome. Proteins encoded here:
- the LOC135585623 gene encoding protein SPIRAL1-like 3 isoform X1; amino-acid sequence: MNYVIHAWTSDMASPFEAFKLHEETNFILQPVKMGRGVSSGGGQSSLGYLFGGDEAPKSTGESAAPAHNPAPPPPVENSKQIPAGIQGSLPNNYHRADGQNTGNFITDKPSTKVQAAPGGGSSLGYLFGGGGN
- the LOC135585623 gene encoding protein SPIRAL1-like 3 isoform X2, with product MGRGVSSGGGQSSLGYLFGGDEAPKSTGESAAPAHNPAPPPPVENSKQIPAGIQGSLPNNYHRADGQNTGNFITDKPSTKVQAAPGGGSSLGYLFGGGGN